In Tsuneonella amylolytica, one genomic interval encodes:
- the accB gene encoding acetyl-CoA carboxylase biotin carboxyl carrier protein — protein sequence MADTKGAAGRSSGMNVDIELVRSLAEMLTDTGLTEIEVEDGDRKVRVSRGGGAMAAPVAMHAPAPAPAAPATPAAAAAPAAETTADVAGALKSPMVGTVYLSSEPGAAPFVSVGDSVKEGQTLVIIEAMKVMNTIPADKSGTIKAILVENAQPVEYDQPLVVIG from the coding sequence ATGGCCGATACCAAGGGCGCTGCCGGGCGTAGCTCGGGCATGAACGTCGACATCGAACTGGTCCGCTCGCTCGCCGAGATGCTGACCGATACCGGACTGACCGAAATCGAAGTGGAAGACGGCGACCGCAAGGTGCGCGTGTCGCGCGGCGGCGGGGCGATGGCCGCGCCGGTCGCGATGCATGCCCCCGCGCCCGCTCCCGCCGCCCCCGCTACTCCGGCCGCGGCTGCCGCTCCCGCGGCGGAGACGACGGCAGACGTGGCCGGCGCGCTGAAATCGCCCATGGTAGGCACGGTGTATCTGTCGTCCGAACCCGGTGCCGCGCCGTTCGTGTCGGTCGGCGACAGTGTGAAGGAGGGTCAGACCCTCGTCATCATCGAGGCGATGAAGGTCATGAACACGATCCCGGCCGACAAGTCGGGAACGATCAAGGCGATCCTCGTCGAGAACGCCCAGCCGGTCGAATACGACCAGCCGCTTGTCGTCATCGGCTGA
- a CDS encoding polysaccharide deacetylase family protein produces MDRPITEPPPAGRTAAFDTGFGPTRSLLTVDTEEEFDWASPFTRLEHGLSHLTSIPRFQQFCEGLGVVPVYLVDWPVATSEVAIDLIGSAVKAGRAEVGIQLHPWVNPPLEENVNPRNSYAGNLPPALERAKFLRLRDAIAENFGTAPLIYRAGRYGLGPQTARMMIEAGVPIDSSVRANFDYRTGHGPDYSRHPLVPYWVDEDRRLLELPLTTVYWGMLRRQGRMLHPLAARMPLANGALSRLGLLEKIALTPEGVSAEEALRGIDMALDDGLPLLVLSFHSPSLAVGHTPYVRSEADLDRLYDWFRRVYTYLAMRGVAPTTVAEIMQAAKH; encoded by the coding sequence ATGGACCGGCCGATTACCGAACCGCCGCCGGCCGGCCGCACCGCCGCGTTCGACACCGGTTTCGGCCCGACCCGGTCTCTGTTGACCGTCGATACCGAAGAAGAATTCGACTGGGCCAGCCCCTTCACCCGGCTCGAACACGGGCTGTCGCACCTCACCAGCATTCCGCGTTTCCAGCAGTTCTGCGAAGGTCTGGGCGTGGTGCCGGTCTACCTCGTCGACTGGCCGGTCGCGACTTCGGAGGTGGCCATCGACCTCATCGGCAGCGCGGTGAAGGCCGGGCGGGCCGAAGTCGGCATCCAGCTCCACCCGTGGGTCAATCCGCCGCTCGAAGAGAACGTCAATCCGCGCAACAGCTATGCCGGCAACCTGCCCCCGGCACTCGAACGCGCGAAATTCCTTCGTCTACGCGACGCGATCGCCGAGAACTTCGGCACCGCGCCCCTCATCTACCGCGCAGGCCGGTACGGCTTGGGCCCCCAGACGGCGAGAATGATGATCGAGGCCGGCGTGCCGATCGACAGTTCGGTGCGCGCCAACTTCGATTACCGGACGGGCCACGGCCCGGACTACAGCCGGCATCCGCTCGTGCCCTATTGGGTGGACGAGGATCGCCGGTTGCTCGAACTCCCGCTGACGACGGTCTACTGGGGTATGCTGCGCCGTCAGGGGCGCATGCTTCACCCGCTAGCCGCGCGGATGCCGCTGGCGAACGGCGCGCTGTCGCGGCTGGGCCTGCTGGAGAAGATCGCGCTGACGCCTGAAGGCGTCTCGGCGGAAGAGGCGCTGCGGGGGATCGACATGGCGCTCGACGACGGGCTGCCGCTGCTGGTGCTCAGTTTCCACAGCCCTTCGCTGGCGGTCGGGCATACGCCCTACGTCCGCTCGGAAGCCGACCTCGACCGGCTCTACGACTGGTTCCGGCGCGTCTATACCTACCTCGCCATGCGCGGGGTCGCCCCGACGACGGTGGCGGAGATCATGCAGGCGGCGAAGCACTGA
- the aroQ gene encoding type II 3-dehydroquinate dehydratase has translation MSDLVYVLNGPNLNLLGTREPDIYGSATLDEIAGMLEDRARDLDLEVDVRQSNHEGHLVDWLHEAQAEGAKAVLLNAGAYTHTSIALLDAIRSIAVPVIEVHLSDPATREAFRHVSYVGMAAAGEVKGLGPQSYVVALEKAAAL, from the coding sequence ATGAGCGATCTCGTCTACGTCCTCAACGGCCCCAACCTCAATCTTCTCGGCACGCGCGAGCCCGACATCTATGGGTCCGCCACCCTCGACGAGATCGCCGGCATGCTGGAGGACCGCGCCCGCGACCTCGATCTCGAGGTCGACGTGCGCCAGTCCAACCACGAGGGACACTTGGTCGACTGGTTGCACGAGGCGCAGGCGGAAGGCGCAAAGGCCGTCCTGCTCAATGCAGGCGCATACACGCATACCTCGATCGCGCTGCTCGACGCGATCCGCTCGATCGCGGTGCCGGTGATCGAGGTTCACCTGTCCGATCCGGCGACCCGCGAGGCATTCCGCCACGTCAGCTACGTCGGCATGGCGGCGGCGGGCGAGGTCAAGGGTCTGGGCCCGCAAAGCTATGTCGTGGCTCTGGAAAAGGCCGCGGCGCTCTAG
- a CDS encoding histidine kinase dimerization/phospho-acceptor domain-containing protein has translation MHLDDRLATVLRHRAAGPRAAGTQYRQLLDLLGSRLAGRDGSMLAAAWLRLAALGETIPAGDRASMIREPGVRFRNPELALHLADDEPEVAAAALGVANLSEDDWEALVPRLPIRARGFLRLRRDLPAGTRELLERLGVRDRGLPRPDTIADVIEVPAAGPSIAPAPPPPPAVASPPRPIPANDHADFDGPAAAPSRQVPETAADDSEIGALVRRIEAFRKTRAPHAGEADPRLPLGETTHETRPPLSGFAFTTDAEGRIDWADGAAAPMVMHALLAPAAERARARRPIEAARIEWFGAPQVAGEWIVDASPRFSTPDGHFVGYAGRFRRPSAAEPVVETDPAADRMRQLLHELKNPVNAVQGYAEMIQQQLFGPVPHEYRALAAAIAGDAARILAGFDELDRLARLETGALELDGGSAEISAVFGGLARQLGEVLRTRGAAFALSAGDAPCSVPFGQHEMEALGWRLLATVTGAAGAGETLPLEIGCAGDVVKVVCALPPSLAKAQDVFSGAAPAGGGAVSAGMFGAGFALRLARAEARSAGGDLVCEDGALVLTLPRLTASAANPSPVGMDAAAG, from the coding sequence ATGCATCTCGACGACCGCCTCGCCACCGTGCTGCGCCACCGCGCCGCCGGTCCGCGCGCGGCTGGGACGCAGTACCGCCAGTTGCTCGACCTGCTCGGCAGCCGGCTGGCCGGACGCGACGGTAGCATGCTGGCGGCGGCATGGTTGCGGCTGGCGGCGCTGGGCGAGACGATCCCTGCGGGCGATCGCGCGTCCATGATCCGCGAGCCCGGCGTGCGCTTCCGCAATCCCGAACTGGCGCTCCACCTGGCCGACGACGAACCGGAAGTGGCGGCGGCCGCGCTCGGCGTCGCCAACCTGTCGGAAGACGACTGGGAAGCGCTCGTGCCGCGCCTTCCGATCCGCGCGCGCGGTTTCCTGCGCCTGCGCCGCGACCTGCCGGCCGGAACCCGCGAACTGCTCGAACGGCTGGGCGTGCGCGATCGCGGCCTGCCCCGCCCCGATACGATCGCCGACGTTATCGAAGTGCCTGCGGCGGGACCGTCCATTGCTCCCGCGCCCCCGCCTCCCCCGGCCGTCGCATCGCCGCCTCGCCCGATCCCGGCCAACGACCATGCCGATTTCGATGGTCCTGCCGCAGCTCCGTCCCGCCAAGTCCCGGAGACGGCTGCTGACGACAGCGAGATCGGCGCGCTCGTCAGGCGTATCGAGGCATTCCGCAAGACTCGCGCACCTCACGCCGGCGAGGCCGACCCGCGCTTGCCGCTGGGCGAGACCACGCACGAGACCCGCCCGCCGCTCTCCGGTTTTGCCTTTACGACCGACGCGGAAGGGCGGATCGACTGGGCCGACGGGGCTGCAGCGCCGATGGTCATGCACGCCTTGCTCGCCCCCGCCGCCGAGCGGGCCCGCGCCCGCCGGCCGATCGAGGCCGCGCGGATCGAATGGTTCGGCGCGCCGCAAGTCGCGGGCGAATGGATCGTCGATGCCAGCCCGCGTTTCAGCACGCCGGACGGGCACTTCGTCGGATACGCGGGCCGGTTCCGGCGACCGTCGGCCGCGGAGCCCGTCGTCGAGACCGATCCCGCCGCCGACCGCATGCGCCAGCTGCTCCACGAGCTGAAGAACCCGGTCAATGCCGTCCAGGGTTATGCCGAGATGATCCAGCAGCAGCTGTTCGGTCCGGTCCCGCACGAATATCGTGCGCTGGCCGCGGCCATCGCCGGCGACGCGGCGCGGATCCTGGCGGGGTTCGACGAGCTCGACCGGCTCGCCCGGCTGGAGACCGGCGCGCTGGAACTGGACGGGGGCAGCGCCGAAATTTCGGCGGTTTTCGGCGGCCTGGCGCGGCAGCTGGGTGAGGTTTTGCGGACGCGCGGCGCCGCCTTCGCGCTGTCCGCTGGCGACGCCCCCTGCTCGGTGCCGTTCGGCCAGCACGAGATGGAAGCGCTCGGCTGGCGCCTGCTCGCAACCGTCACCGGCGCGGCCGGAGCGGGCGAGACGCTGCCACTGGAAATCGGCTGCGCGGGCGACGTGGTGAAAGTCGTGTGCGCGCTTCCCCCCTCGCTGGCGAAAGCGCAGGACGTGTTCTCGGGCGCGGCGCCTGCGGGCGGTGGCGCGGTCAGCGCCGGAATGTTCGGCGCCGGGTTCGCCTTGCGCCTGGCCCGGGCCGAAGCGCGCTCCGCCGGGGGCGACCTCGTGTGCGAGGACGGCGCGCTCGTACTCACGCTCCCGCGCTTGACCGCCAGTGCCGCCAACCCTAGCCCCGTGGGGATGGACGCCGCGGCGGGTTGA
- a CDS encoding holin family protein: protein MPVLDAIIGPLASIIDKVIPDKAARDKAKLSLLELEGTHELRRIETQLSAIIAEAQSADPWTSRARPSFLYVMYAMLLFSLPVGLLSLFQPDAAGRIAGSMTAYLRGLPDELYALFGTGYLGYTAARQWGKIKGVEQ from the coding sequence ATGCCCGTTCTCGACGCCATCATTGGCCCCCTCGCCTCGATCATCGACAAGGTCATCCCCGACAAGGCGGCACGCGACAAGGCGAAGCTGTCGCTTCTCGAACTGGAGGGAACCCACGAGCTACGCCGGATCGAGACCCAGCTTTCGGCGATCATCGCGGAGGCGCAATCGGCCGACCCGTGGACCAGTCGTGCGCGGCCGAGCTTCCTCTACGTGATGTATGCCATGCTGCTTTTCTCGCTGCCGGTCGGCCTCCTCAGCCTGTTTCAGCCCGACGCCGCCGGCCGTATCGCGGGATCGATGACAGCGTACCTGCGCGGCTTGCCCGACGAACTCTACGCGCTCTTCGGAACCGGCTATCTCGGCTACACCGCGGCTCGCCAGTGGGGAAAAATCAAGGGCGTCGAGCAATAG
- a CDS encoding M20/M25/M40 family metallo-hydrolase — MTARTLALAALPLLLSTAAIAASPRPPALAEVADRALEDDKLAWDFVEGITTEVGPRQAGTEAEARGRAWAVKWLKANGLAKIAIEPYQMPTWVRGEERAEIVAPYAQPLRITALGTSASTGPDGLTAEVVYFPSYAALEAAPAGSLAGKIAFISHDMKPTQDGSGYGFAGPARWTGAALAASKGAVATVIRSIGTENHRTPHTGGTTFPEGVARTPAGALSNPDADNLERMFARAGGQPITMKLVLTPRDLGRTESGNVVGEITGRDPKLAPVLLACHLDSWDLGTGAIDDGAGCGIAAAAAKHVAKAGPPLRTVRVLFAGAEETGLWGSKAYAAAHKGMPIYAGLESDFGADRIWRLDTNFTKTDPALYKQLAQAVARFGVAPSQEVAGGGADLNLARESGAAILDLQQDGTRYFDLHHTPDDTLDKIDPAALRQNVAVWTQVVGILANRAEPIEKGETGARR; from the coding sequence ATGACCGCACGCACCCTCGCGCTCGCCGCGCTGCCGCTCCTCCTGTCCACCGCCGCCATCGCCGCGTCGCCAAGGCCGCCCGCGCTTGCCGAGGTCGCCGACCGCGCACTGGAGGACGACAAGCTGGCATGGGACTTCGTCGAGGGCATTACGACCGAGGTCGGCCCCCGGCAGGCCGGGACCGAGGCGGAGGCGCGCGGCCGGGCCTGGGCGGTGAAATGGCTCAAGGCCAACGGCCTCGCGAAAATCGCCATCGAACCCTATCAGATGCCCACATGGGTGCGGGGCGAGGAACGGGCGGAGATCGTCGCGCCCTATGCCCAGCCGCTCAGGATCACCGCGCTCGGCACATCCGCATCGACCGGGCCCGACGGCCTGACCGCCGAAGTCGTCTATTTCCCGAGCTATGCCGCGCTCGAAGCCGCGCCCGCGGGAAGCCTTGCGGGCAAGATCGCCTTCATCAGCCACGACATGAAGCCCACCCAGGACGGATCGGGCTACGGCTTTGCCGGCCCCGCGCGCTGGACCGGCGCCGCGCTCGCCGCGAGCAAGGGAGCTGTCGCGACCGTGATCCGCTCGATCGGGACCGAGAACCACCGCACCCCGCACACCGGCGGCACGACCTTTCCCGAAGGCGTCGCGCGGACCCCCGCCGGCGCATTGAGCAACCCCGATGCCGACAATCTGGAACGCATGTTCGCCCGCGCGGGGGGACAACCGATCACGATGAAGCTGGTCCTGACCCCGCGCGATCTCGGCCGGACCGAAAGCGGCAACGTGGTCGGCGAAATCACCGGCCGCGATCCGAAGCTCGCGCCCGTGTTGCTCGCATGCCACCTCGACAGCTGGGACCTCGGCACCGGCGCGATCGACGACGGCGCCGGCTGCGGCATCGCCGCCGCCGCGGCGAAGCACGTGGCCAAGGCCGGCCCGCCGCTGCGCACCGTGCGCGTGCTGTTCGCCGGCGCGGAGGAAACCGGCCTGTGGGGCAGCAAGGCCTATGCCGCCGCGCACAAGGGCATGCCCATCTACGCCGGCCTCGAAAGCGACTTCGGCGCCGACCGCATCTGGCGGCTCGACACCAACTTCACGAAGACCGATCCCGCGCTCTACAAGCAACTGGCGCAGGCCGTCGCGCGCTTCGGGGTGGCCCCGTCGCAGGAAGTTGCCGGCGGCGGCGCCGACCTCAACCTCGCGCGCGAAAGCGGGGCGGCCATCCTCGACCTGCAGCAGGATGGGACGCGCTACTTCGACCTTCATCACACGCCCGACGACACGCTCGACAAGATCGACCCGGCCGCCCTGCGGCAGAACGTGGCGGTGTGGACGCAGGTCGTCGGCATCCTCGCCAACCGGGCCGAGCCGATCGAGAAGGGCGAGACGGGCGCTCGCCGCTGA
- a CDS encoding Lrp/AsnC family transcriptional regulator, whose translation MANLDDIDRKLLSELQAEGRVTNVELANRVGLTAPPCLRRVRSLEEEGVIRGYHADLDPSKLGFAITVFAMVSLKSQAENALREFEDHMRDLPEVRECHMLNGEIDFILKIVSQDLQSFQEFLTSKLTPAPNVASVKTSLTIRTAKHEPGVPLQ comes from the coding sequence ATGGCCAATCTGGACGATATCGACCGGAAATTGCTGTCGGAATTGCAGGCCGAAGGCCGCGTCACCAACGTCGAACTGGCCAACCGGGTCGGTCTCACCGCCCCGCCGTGCCTGCGGCGCGTCCGCAGCCTCGAAGAAGAGGGGGTGATCCGCGGGTATCACGCCGATCTCGACCCGTCGAAGCTGGGTTTCGCCATCACCGTCTTCGCGATGGTCAGCCTCAAGAGCCAGGCTGAAAACGCTCTGCGCGAGTTCGAGGATCATATGCGCGATCTGCCCGAAGTGCGCGAATGCCACATGCTGAACGGCGAGATCGACTTCATCCTCAAGATCGTCAGCCAGGACCTGCAGAGCTTTCAGGAATTCCTGACGAGCAAGCTGACCCCGGCGCCCAACGTGGCCAGCGTCAAGACTTCGTTGACGATCCGCACCGCCAAGCACGAGCCTGGCGTACCTCTGCAATAA
- a CDS encoding DUF885 domain-containing protein, with protein MRLAIALAAASLALVAPGAYGSASAAPTRPASADAELRTLYTDYWNWTVAESGAIETSEGDLEQGPTIASVTPEAQRERAAKAAAFLARLDAIDRSALSPDERVNAAVLRAVLTETVEDAKYAEWEMPFDSDSNFWSYWDARSGFQTVAEYENYIARMNALPRYFDEQIANARAGLKRGFSVPRVTLTGRDASLAAYVVDDPEKSPFWRAFAEMPARFSPVDKARLEAAGRAAIAGAVVPAYTRLHAFVRDEYMVQARETLAAEAMPGGKAYYRQQIRQYTTLDLSAEQIHDIGLAEVARIEGEMRKVMTEVGFTGTIAAFNETLRTDPRFIAGTPDQLMGVSAYVVKRVDGKIADYFGFLPRRRFTIRPVPDAIAPFYTAGRGGLESCLMNTHDLPSRPLYNIPALTLHECEPGHSFQAAFQLEWGGKGQGEQPKFRRNVYFSGMGEGWGLYSEFLGEEMGIYRTPQERFGRLSYEMWRAARLVIDTGIHHYGWSREKATGYLADRTALSRHEVGTEVDRYISWPGQALAYKLGEMTIRRMRTKAEGALGDRFDIRKFHDVVLALGSVPLPELEARIDAFIADGGEGLAGVAYD; from the coding sequence ATGCGCCTGGCCATCGCGCTCGCCGCCGCTTCGCTCGCCCTTGTTGCGCCCGGGGCATATGGTTCCGCCTCGGCGGCTCCGACACGGCCCGCCTCCGCCGATGCGGAATTGCGCACACTCTACACTGATTATTGGAACTGGACCGTCGCCGAGTCGGGAGCGATCGAGACGTCCGAAGGCGATCTCGAGCAGGGACCGACGATCGCGTCGGTAACGCCCGAGGCGCAGCGTGAACGCGCAGCGAAGGCCGCCGCTTTCCTCGCGCGGCTCGATGCCATCGACCGGTCGGCGCTGTCACCGGACGAGCGGGTCAATGCCGCGGTCCTGCGGGCCGTGCTCACCGAGACGGTCGAGGATGCGAAATACGCGGAATGGGAAATGCCGTTCGACAGCGACTCCAATTTCTGGAGCTACTGGGATGCCCGATCGGGCTTCCAGACGGTCGCCGAATACGAGAACTACATCGCCCGCATGAACGCCCTGCCGCGCTACTTCGACGAACAGATCGCCAACGCGCGGGCCGGGCTGAAGCGGGGTTTCAGCGTGCCCCGGGTGACGCTGACCGGCCGCGACGCGAGCCTCGCCGCCTATGTCGTCGACGATCCTGAAAAGAGCCCCTTCTGGCGGGCGTTCGCCGAGATGCCGGCGCGCTTCTCGCCCGTTGACAAGGCACGGTTGGAGGCGGCGGGCCGCGCGGCGATCGCGGGTGCGGTGGTGCCGGCCTACACCCGCCTGCACGCCTTCGTTCGCGACGAATACATGGTGCAGGCGCGCGAGACGCTGGCGGCCGAGGCGATGCCGGGCGGCAAGGCGTATTACCGTCAGCAGATCCGCCAGTACACGACGCTCGATCTTTCCGCCGAGCAGATCCACGACATCGGCCTTGCCGAAGTGGCGCGGATCGAAGGTGAGATGCGCAAGGTGATGACGGAGGTCGGCTTTACCGGCACGATCGCCGCGTTCAATGAAACGCTGCGGACCGATCCCCGCTTCATCGCCGGGACGCCCGACCAACTAATGGGCGTTTCGGCCTATGTGGTGAAGCGCGTCGACGGGAAGATCGCCGACTATTTCGGCTTCCTGCCGCGCCGGCGATTCACCATCCGCCCCGTGCCCGACGCGATCGCGCCGTTCTACACCGCCGGGCGCGGCGGGCTGGAATCGTGCCTGATGAACACGCACGACCTTCCCAGCCGGCCGCTCTATAACATCCCCGCGCTGACCCTGCACGAATGCGAGCCGGGCCACAGTTTCCAGGCCGCCTTCCAGCTGGAATGGGGTGGCAAAGGGCAGGGCGAACAGCCGAAATTCCGCCGCAACGTCTACTTCAGCGGCATGGGCGAGGGCTGGGGCCTCTACTCGGAGTTCCTCGGCGAGGAGATGGGCATCTACCGCACGCCGCAGGAACGGTTCGGCCGCCTGAGCTACGAGATGTGGCGCGCGGCGCGGCTGGTGATCGACACCGGCATCCACCACTACGGCTGGAGCCGCGAGAAGGCGACCGGGTATCTTGCCGACCGCACCGCGCTGTCGCGGCACGAGGTCGGCACGGAAGTGGACCGGTACATCTCCTGGCCCGGCCAGGCGCTCGCCTACAAGCTGGGCGAAATGACCATTCGCCGGATGCGGACCAAGGCCGAAGGCGCGCTCGGCGACCGGTTCGACATCCGCAAGTTCCACGATGTCGTCCTTGCGCTCGGCTCGGTCCCGCTGCCCGAGCTCGAAGCGCGGATCGATGCGTTCATCGCGGACGGCGGCGAGGGCCTCGCCGGAGTCGCGTATGACTGA
- the accC gene encoding acetyl-CoA carboxylase biotin carboxylase subunit, with amino-acid sequence MAISRILIANRGEIALRIHRAAHEMGIETVAVHSTADADAMHVRLADHAVCIGPPPATDSYLNVAAIISAAEIAQADAIHPGYGFLSENAKFAEIVEAHGITWIGPKPEHIVTMGDKVEAKRTAGKLGLPLVPGSDGAVSEVEEARAIAAEIGYPVIIKAASGGGGRGMKVCEAEDQLETLMKQAGSEAKAAFGDATVYIEKYLGNPRHIEFQVFGDGRGNAVHLGERDCSLQRRHQKVLEEAPSPIISDEERERMGGVCARAMADMGYRGAGTIEFLWENGEFYFIEMNTRLQVEHPVTEMITGIDLVREQIRIADGKDLSCKQEDISFSGHAIECRINAEDPWTFAPSPGNVTAYHAAGGMHVRVDSGLYAGYRIPPYYDSMIAKLIVYGRTRERCIMRLKRALEEMVVEGVKTSIPLHQELLRQPDVLSGDYSIKWLEEWLREREA; translated from the coding sequence ATGGCAATTTCCCGCATCCTGATTGCGAACCGCGGCGAGATCGCGCTGCGCATCCACCGCGCGGCGCACGAGATGGGCATCGAGACGGTCGCGGTGCACTCCACCGCCGATGCCGACGCGATGCACGTAAGGCTGGCGGACCACGCGGTCTGCATCGGCCCGCCGCCCGCGACCGACAGCTATCTCAACGTCGCGGCGATCATCTCGGCCGCCGAGATCGCCCAGGCCGACGCGATCCATCCCGGCTACGGCTTCTTGTCGGAGAATGCGAAGTTCGCCGAGATCGTCGAGGCGCACGGAATCACCTGGATCGGGCCCAAGCCCGAACACATCGTGACGATGGGCGACAAGGTCGAGGCGAAACGCACCGCCGGCAAGCTCGGCCTGCCGCTGGTGCCCGGCAGCGACGGCGCCGTGTCCGAGGTGGAGGAAGCCAGGGCGATCGCAGCCGAGATCGGATATCCGGTCATCATCAAGGCCGCATCGGGCGGCGGAGGGCGCGGGATGAAGGTCTGCGAGGCCGAGGACCAGCTCGAAACCCTGATGAAGCAGGCTGGCAGCGAGGCCAAGGCCGCGTTCGGCGATGCCACGGTCTACATCGAGAAGTATCTCGGCAATCCGCGCCATATCGAATTCCAGGTCTTCGGCGACGGGCGCGGCAACGCGGTGCACCTCGGCGAACGCGACTGCTCGCTGCAGCGGCGCCATCAGAAGGTGCTGGAAGAAGCGCCCAGCCCGATCATCTCCGACGAGGAGCGGGAGCGGATGGGCGGCGTCTGCGCCCGCGCCATGGCCGACATGGGCTACCGCGGGGCGGGCACGATCGAGTTCCTGTGGGAGAACGGCGAGTTCTACTTCATCGAGATGAACACCCGCCTGCAGGTCGAACACCCGGTCACCGAGATGATCACCGGCATCGACCTCGTCCGCGAACAGATCCGCATCGCCGACGGCAAGGACCTGTCTTGCAAGCAGGAGGACATCTCGTTCTCCGGCCATGCGATCGAATGCCGCATCAATGCCGAGGATCCGTGGACCTTCGCGCCCAGCCCCGGCAACGTCACCGCGTATCACGCGGCGGGCGGGATGCACGTGCGGGTCGATAGCGGGCTCTACGCCGGCTACCGCATCCCCCCCTACTACGACAGCATGATCGCCAAGCTGATCGTCTACGGCCGCACCCGCGAACGGTGCATCATGCGCCTGAAGCGCGCACTCGAGGAAATGGTCGTCGAGGGCGTGAAGACGAGCATCCCGCTGCACCAAGAGCTTCTGCGCCAGCCCGACGTGCTTAGTGGCGACTACTCGATCAAGTGGCTCGAAGAATGGCTAAGGGAGCGCGAGGCCTGA
- a CDS encoding YihY/virulence factor BrkB family protein: MNSNDDDRTRAASAPTRFSWRDYKAVLLRTWKEASADNVGLMAAGVAFYCFLALVPLLAATILTYGLVVDIETVREHLTRLLMVLPSDVGPLVTDQIANVVRTSEGKKGLGLLIALAIALFGARNAAGSIVSALNIAYEEEERRSFVKVNILALAITMGAVVTAILAAIGVGAMRFMPDALPAAGGLVLVLGRLVTYALLGLAAATGAALLYRYGPARDHPKWRWLTPGSIFFALGWIALTIGFGIYVSRFGSYGATYGSLSAVVVLLTWIYLSAYVLLFGAELNSELEHQTSRDTTTGPEEPMGERGAWAADHVASDEASAPA; the protein is encoded by the coding sequence GTGAACAGTAACGACGACGACAGAACGCGCGCCGCAAGCGCGCCCACACGGTTTTCGTGGCGCGACTACAAGGCGGTCCTCCTCCGGACCTGGAAGGAAGCATCGGCCGACAACGTCGGGCTGATGGCTGCAGGCGTTGCGTTCTACTGCTTTCTTGCCCTGGTACCTTTATTGGCGGCCACGATCCTAACGTACGGTCTCGTTGTCGACATAGAGACTGTCAGGGAACACCTGACGCGGTTGCTGATGGTCCTTCCAAGCGACGTTGGGCCTCTGGTCACGGATCAGATCGCCAACGTCGTGCGAACGTCGGAGGGGAAGAAGGGTCTCGGCTTGCTCATAGCCTTGGCCATTGCCCTGTTCGGCGCCCGCAATGCCGCCGGTTCGATCGTGAGCGCGCTGAATATCGCTTACGAGGAAGAGGAACGCAGGAGCTTCGTGAAGGTAAATATCCTGGCCCTCGCCATAACGATGGGGGCTGTCGTCACAGCGATTTTGGCCGCCATCGGGGTCGGAGCGATGCGGTTCATGCCGGACGCCCTGCCTGCGGCCGGAGGCCTGGTCCTCGTGTTGGGCCGACTTGTTACGTACGCGCTGCTCGGCCTTGCCGCTGCGACGGGCGCCGCACTCCTGTACCGCTACGGCCCCGCCCGCGATCACCCGAAATGGCGCTGGTTGACCCCGGGTTCGATCTTCTTCGCGCTCGGCTGGATTGCCCTGACTATCGGCTTCGGCATTTATGTCTCCCGCTTCGGCAGTTACGGCGCGACATACGGGTCGCTGAGCGCCGTCGTCGTCTTGCTTACGTGGATTTATCTGTCGGCTTACGTCCTCCTGTTCGGAGCCGAATTGAACTCCGAACTCGAACACCAGACGTCGCGGGATACGACCACCGGCCCCGAGGAACCGATGGGAGAGCGCGGCGCCTGGGCGGCAGACCACGTTGCCAGCGACGAGGCATCCGCGCCGGCCTGA